One genomic segment of SAR202 cluster bacterium includes these proteins:
- a CDS encoding CoA transferase → MKLPLEGVRILDSTYVVAMPYGGGVMTDLGAEVIKIEGPSHVDISRRLTAPQGPDGENGGDYWNKAAGFNNMNRGKRSLTLDMSRQEGRDLFIELIKISDIIMENFTPRVMKRWNLTYADIKKIKPDIIMLSNTGYGHSEGPYASYPGQATTMEATHGTASVTGYLNDIPSKAGMSYVDFLASWSGLFSVASALRYRNRTGKGQWIDIGMYQLGCYFLGEYILDWVDNKRLPSRIGNRHPQYAPQGCYPTNKEQDQWIVISALTQQHWESLCIAMEKPDLKSNPKFVDNSARLKNHDEIDEIIANFTKNYERFELMELLQELGIPSGPVFDSKDYFTNTHYHQRGFIEKVTAPPERNLGTRALISRPWNLNKSHIKIKGFAPAFGEANKYVLNELMGKDNRLIENLIEQDIINEIPTAYRNKAIDYSAASIPTTGGVKYIDPDYQKNLGIE, encoded by the coding sequence ATGAAATTACCTTTAGAAGGAGTTAGAATCCTAGACTCTACATATGTTGTAGCTATGCCATATGGTGGTGGGGTAATGACTGATCTTGGTGCTGAAGTGATTAAAATTGAAGGCCCATCCCATGTCGATATTTCTAGGAGATTAACTGCGCCACAAGGTCCTGATGGAGAAAATGGTGGAGACTATTGGAACAAAGCTGCTGGCTTTAATAATATGAACAGGGGTAAAAGATCTTTAACATTGGATATGTCTCGACAAGAAGGTCGAGACTTGTTTATAGAATTAATAAAAATTTCAGACATCATAATGGAAAATTTCACCCCACGTGTTATGAAACGCTGGAATCTTACATATGCAGACATAAAGAAAATCAAACCAGATATTATTATGCTATCAAATACAGGATATGGCCATAGTGAAGGACCATATGCATCATATCCGGGACAAGCTACTACAATGGAAGCAACTCATGGTACAGCATCAGTTACTGGGTATCTCAATGATATTCCATCTAAAGCAGGAATGTCTTACGTTGACTTTTTAGCATCCTGGAGTGGCCTATTTTCAGTTGCATCAGCGTTAAGATATAGAAATCGAACTGGGAAAGGGCAATGGATTGATATAGGTATGTATCAATTAGGATGTTATTTTCTTGGTGAATATATATTAGACTGGGTAGATAATAAACGACTACCATCTCGTATTGGCAATCGACATCCACAATATGCCCCACAAGGTTGTTATCCTACAAACAAAGAGCAAGATCAATGGATAGTAATTTCTGCTTTAACTCAACAACATTGGGAATCTTTGTGTATAGCTATGGAAAAACCAGACTTAAAATCAAATCCCAAATTTGTCGATAATTCAGCACGTCTGAAAAATCATGATGAAATTGACGAAATAATTGCGAATTTTACAAAAAATTATGAACGATTTGAATTGATGGAATTATTACAAGAATTGGGTATACCATCAGGCCCTGTTTTTGATTCAAAAGACTATTTTACTAATACACATTATCATCAACGTGGATTCATCGAGAAAGTGACTGCTCCACCAGAAAGAAACCTAGGTACTCGAGCCCTTATTTCACGTCCATGGAATCTAAATAAATCTCATATAAAAATTAAAGGTTTCGCTCCTGCATTTGGAGAAGCTAATAAATATGTTTTAAACGAACTTATGGGGAAAGATAATAGATTAATTGAAAACTTAATTGAACAAGATATTATTAATGAAATTCCCACAGCATATCGGAATAAGGCTATAGATTATTCAGCTGCTTCTATACCAACCACAGGTGGTGTGAAATATATTGACCCAGATTATCAAAAAAATTTAGGCATAGAATAA
- a CDS encoding MFS transporter translates to MKKYNLSLSAISWISFDAGSTVFYSGITGYFFPIWLVSIKGANDSDFALTITIATAITLLAGPTLGKIMDIYFTKRYFVFGFTLITCLFILCYGLFSNIFVILLLFACSLVFLNFAEIAYNSMLIDVSTPQNRGLIGGLGIGVGYAGSFFVVIIGLFINSQYGTYELAFLIISLILALFAIQLLFFTSTNSSLILSTSNKLKSVITNPIQYLFEAKYTRIRKFLLVKFWYMSAINAGITFISLFAVETVGIPPNKIPWFLFVGIIFSIPGALFWGLFTDKYGARHCLILVISCWILGFLGIVLIPLFNLDQNIWWIVISFTGLLLGGVWVADRPILIQYSDDNDINESFGLYNVAGRAAYLFGSFLWWVFTAFTPYGQIGALSSLVICLCIALILLVPFRMLSDAN, encoded by the coding sequence ATGAAAAAATATAACCTCTCTTTATCTGCAATAAGTTGGATATCATTTGATGCAGGGAGTACAGTATTTTATTCTGGTATTACAGGTTATTTCTTTCCCATATGGTTAGTAAGTATAAAAGGGGCAAATGATTCGGATTTTGCATTAACTATCACCATAGCAACAGCTATTACATTATTAGCAGGACCAACCTTAGGTAAAATAATGGATATTTATTTTACAAAAAGATATTTTGTGTTTGGATTCACACTCATTACTTGTCTGTTCATACTTTGCTATGGTCTTTTTTCTAATATATTCGTGATACTTTTATTATTTGCATGCTCTTTAGTGTTTTTAAATTTTGCTGAAATTGCCTATAACTCAATGTTGATTGATGTATCTACACCACAAAATAGGGGGCTTATTGGTGGGTTAGGTATAGGTGTAGGATATGCTGGATCTTTTTTTGTCGTAATTATAGGTTTATTTATCAACTCTCAATATGGAACATATGAATTGGCATTTCTTATAATCTCACTAATTTTGGCTCTTTTTGCAATTCAATTGCTATTCTTTACTTCTACAAATTCAAGTTTAATTCTATCAACTTCTAATAAACTAAAAAGTGTTATAACAAATCCGATTCAATATTTATTCGAGGCAAAATATACTCGAATCAGAAAATTCCTTCTTGTTAAATTCTGGTATATGTCGGCTATAAATGCAGGTATAACTTTTATTTCATTATTTGCAGTAGAAACTGTGGGCATCCCTCCAAATAAAATACCGTGGTTTTTATTTGTTGGAATAATTTTTTCAATACCAGGTGCACTATTTTGGGGGCTTTTTACAGATAAATATGGAGCACGTCATTGTCTTATTCTTGTAATCAGTTGCTGGATTCTTGGATTTCTAGGAATTGTTCTTATCCCATTATTTAACCTAGATCAAAACATTTGGTGGATTGTAATATCTTTTACAGGACTATTATTAGGTGGTGTTTGGGTTGCTGATCGTCCAATACTTATTCAATATTCAGATGATAATGATATCAATGAATCATTTGGTTTATATAATGTAGCTGGTAGGGCAGCCTATCTATTTGGTTCATTTCTATGGTGGGTTTTTACTGCATTTACACCATATGGGCAGATTGGGGCACTTTCTTCTTTAGTTATTTGTTTATGTATTGCCCTAATACTATTAGTCCCTTTTAGAATGCTCTCTGACGCTAATTAA
- a CDS encoding CoA transferase, which produces MKLPLEGVRVLDSTYVVAMPYTCGILADLGADVIKIEGPAHLDGTRGLALPEGPDQDSSGDYWNKKAGFTTMNRGKRSLTLDMGRQEGRDLFIEMLKVSDVVVENFTPRVMKKWNLTYDDIKKIKPDIIMVSNTGYGHSDGPYASYPGQATTMEATHGTASVTGYPGELPDKAGRSYVDFLASWHALFAIASALRYRNRTGKGQWVDIGMYQLGVSFISEYLMDWISNTRLPSRIGNRHPQYAPQGCYPTNEDDRWITISAINQKQWENLCDFMNRKDLLDDPRFLNNELRITNHDEIDKIISEFTKNFERFELTEHLQKLEIPSGPVLDVRDSSISKHHWDRGFLERVDGPKERGIGPRVLIARPWHLNKSNIKIKGYGPALGDGNDDILNNLLAKSKSFIQTMHDMDIVNEIPTRIRQGQISTGREGGTQTLGNGWFDKEYKKNLGIE; this is translated from the coding sequence ATGAAGTTACCTTTGGAAGGTGTGCGAGTTTTAGATTCAACTTACGTTGTTGCAATGCCTTATACTTGTGGTATTTTGGCTGATTTAGGTGCAGATGTTATTAAAATTGAAGGACCTGCACATTTAGATGGTACTCGTGGTTTGGCACTTCCTGAAGGCCCAGATCAAGATAGCTCAGGGGATTATTGGAATAAAAAGGCAGGATTTACCACAATGAATCGCGGGAAAAGATCGCTTACATTGGATATGGGCAGACAAGAAGGTCGTGATTTATTTATTGAAATGCTTAAAGTAAGTGATGTTGTAGTTGAGAATTTTACTCCGAGGGTAATGAAAAAATGGAATCTTACCTACGATGATATAAAAAAAATCAAACCTGATATTATTATGGTTTCTAATACTGGTTATGGGCATAGTGATGGACCATATGCATCTTATCCCGGGCAAGCTACAACGATGGAAGCCACTCATGGAACAGCCTCAGTCACTGGTTACCCAGGTGAGCTACCAGACAAAGCTGGCCGGTCATATGTAGATTTTTTAGCATCCTGGCACGCTTTGTTTGCAATCGCTTCAGCATTACGATATAGAAATCGTACAGGGAAAGGCCAATGGGTTGATATAGGCATGTACCAACTGGGCGTTTCTTTTATTAGTGAGTATTTAATGGACTGGATTTCTAATACACGTTTACCATCACGTATTGGCAATCGACACCCACAATATGCCCCGCAAGGTTGTTATCCAACTAATGAAGATGATAGATGGATAACAATTTCAGCAATTAATCAAAAACAATGGGAAAATCTATGTGACTTTATGAACCGTAAAGATTTATTAGATGACCCCAGATTTCTTAATAACGAGCTACGAATAACAAATCATGATGAAATTGATAAAATCATATCTGAATTTACAAAAAACTTTGAAAGATTTGAATTAACTGAACACCTTCAAAAATTAGAAATCCCTTCTGGCCCCGTATTAGATGTTCGCGACTCTTCCATTTCAAAACATCATTGGGATAGAGGTTTTCTTGAACGAGTAGATGGTCCTAAAGAAAGGGGTATTGGCCCACGAGTTTTGATCGCTAGACCATGGCACTTAAACAAATCAAATATTAAAATCAAAGGTTATGGTCCTGCATTAGGAGACGGAAATGATGATATACTTAATAACTTACTAGCTAAAAGTAAATCCTTTATACAAACTATGCATGATATGGATATAGTTAATGAAATTCCTACCAGAATACGACAAGGTCAAATATCTACTGGTCGAGAAGGAGGTACTCAAACATTAGGAAACGGTTGGTTTGATAAAGAATACAAGAAAAATTTAGGAATTGAGTAA